CTTCTACCGGGAGAACATGTATTCGTCCATGGATGTGGAAGGGCAGGAGTATTATGTGAAGCCCATGAACTGCCCTTTCCATATCATGATCTACAAGAACAAATTGCGCTCGTACCGGGAGCTCCCGCTCCGGTACGCAGAACTGGGCACGGTCTACCGCTTTGAGCGGTCGGGCGTGCTGCACGGCCTCCTGCGCGTGCGGGGATTCACCCAGGACGACGCTCATATTTTCGTGGCGCCCGAGGACATGGAAGCAGAGGTCGTCCGTGTCCTCGAATTCGTCGTAAAGATGCTCAGGACCTTCGGGTTCGATGATTTTAAGGCATACATCGCGACAAAGCCCGAGAAGTCGGTGGGCGATGAAACGATGTGGGAAAAGGCGACACAGGCGCTCAAGGTTGCCGCGGACAAGGCTGGCCTCGGGTACGAGATGGACGAGGGCGGCGGCGCTTTCTACGGGCCGAAGATCGATATCAAGATCAAGGACGCTCTGGGTCGTCTCTGGCAGTGCTCCACGGTGCAGTTCGATTTCAACGAGCCGGAGCGGTTCGGCATGACCTTCGTCGGCGTTGACAACCAGCCGCACCGGCCGTACATGATTCACCGGGCGCTGCTTGGGTCTATCGAGCGATTCTTCGGCATGCTGATAGAACACTACGCAGGCGCGTTCCCCGTATGGCTCGCGCCGGTCCAGGCCAAGGTGCTGCCCATCACGGACAAGCAACTGGACTTTGCGAAGGCCGTGCGTGACACCCTGCTCGCAGCGGGCATCCGGGCCGAACTGGACAACCGCTCCGAAAAGATCGGGTTCAAGATCCGCGAGGCATCGCTCGAAAAGGCGCCCTATATCCTGGTCATCGGCGACAAGGAGGTCCAGCAGAACGCCGTGGCCGTCCGTGAACGGGGCGGCAAGGACCTCGGCGCGATACCGGTCCAGGCCTTCATCGATCAAGTACTGACGAAAATACGCGATAAAAGCATCGTAACAGAACTGTAAGGGGGTGATCGTTTATCAGCAGTAAAATTACAACAAGAGTGAATCACATGATCAAGGTGAAAGAAGTCCGGGTCATCTCGTCAGAGGGCGAACAGCTCGGCGTGATGGAGACCCGGGACGCCGTCCGGAAGGCCGAGGAAGCGGGGCTCGATCTCGTGGAGGTGGCGCCCACGGCCAAGCCTCCCGTCTGCCGCATCATGGACTTCGGCAAGTACAAGTATGAAGTAGCCAAAAAAGCCCATGAGTCCCGGAAGCACCAGACCGTCATCTTGATGAAGGAAGTCAAGCTCAGGCCGAGGACGGACGAACACGACGTCCAGTTCAAGACGAACAATATCAAACGGTTCCTCGAGGATGGCAACAAGGTCAAGGTGAGCGTGATGTTCCGCGGACGCGAGATGGCCCACACCGAACATGGCAGGGCGGTCCTTGAACGGATCGTTGCCGACCTGCAGAACGAGGCCGTTGTGGAGCAGCAGCCCCGGATGGAAGGCAGGAACATGATGCTCTACCTCGCGCCGAAGGCAAAGTAGACAAGAGGCAAGGACGATCAGCCTGCGGGAGTTCCTTCCCGCGATTGATATACCACACCAGCAGAGAGCGGATGCGCGCTCGATTTATCGGAAGGGGAACGTGAAATGGCAAAAAAGGCAAAGATCAAACTGAAAACCAATCGAAGCGCCGCGAAGCGGCTGAAGGTGACCGGCTCGGGCAAGGTGATGCGGCGAAAGGGCTGGAAGGGCCACCTGCTGTCGGGGAAGAACTCGACGCGCAAGCGGAGGTTGACGGGAGCTGTTGAGATCACCAAGGACAACATGGAAAACGTCAAGCAGATGCTTCCCTACGGAAGCAAGTAAAAGCAATAAACGTGTGGCAGCTGGACCGAAGGCAAACGATACGGGCACAGTGTCTTGTCTGTTCGTCTGCCAT
This window of the Nitrospirota bacterium genome carries:
- the thrS gene encoding threonine--tRNA ligase; the encoded protein is MSEIQLRLPDGQDRKYASGITGQEVAEKIGSRLAKDALAIKLDGQLQDLNIPVDHPAAVEIVTFKSQEGRDVYWHSTSHLMAHAVKQLFPQSRLAIGPAIEEGFYYDFDIERPLTPEDLEKIEKRMSELAKAAMPVVRKAIPKADALTFFQKKGETYKVELINELPESEAISIYEQGEFADLCRGPHVPNTGKIKSFKLLSIAGAYWRGSEKNKMLQRIYGISFPAKDELDAYLTRLEEIKRRDHRKIGKDLDLFSISEESGGGLVLWHPRGALIRKTIEDFWRDEHQKTGYDFVFSPHVGRATLWETSGHLGFYRENMYSSMDVEGQEYYVKPMNCPFHIMIYKNKLRSYRELPLRYAELGTVYRFERSGVLHGLLRVRGFTQDDAHIFVAPEDMEAEVVRVLEFVVKMLRTFGFDDFKAYIATKPEKSVGDETMWEKATQALKVAADKAGLGYEMDEGGGAFYGPKIDIKIKDALGRLWQCSTVQFDFNEPERFGMTFVGVDNQPHRPYMIHRALLGSIERFFGMLIEHYAGAFPVWLAPVQAKVLPITDKQLDFAKAVRDTLLAAGIRAELDNRSEKIGFKIREASLEKAPYILVIGDKEVQQNAVAVRERGGKDLGAIPVQAFIDQVLTKIRDKSIVTEL
- the infC gene encoding translation initiation factor IF-3, yielding MNHMIKVKEVRVISSEGEQLGVMETRDAVRKAEEAGLDLVEVAPTAKPPVCRIMDFGKYKYEVAKKAHESRKHQTVILMKEVKLRPRTDEHDVQFKTNNIKRFLEDGNKVKVSVMFRGREMAHTEHGRAVLERIVADLQNEAVVEQQPRMEGRNMMLYLAPKAK
- the rpmI gene encoding 50S ribosomal protein L35, whose protein sequence is MAKKAKIKLKTNRSAAKRLKVTGSGKVMRRKGWKGHLLSGKNSTRKRRLTGAVEITKDNMENVKQMLPYGSK